One stretch of Candidatus Baltobacteraceae bacterium DNA includes these proteins:
- a CDS encoding phosphoglycerate dehydrogenase: protein MITLSLLDTIPDGQEQLKRFTDAGYRINVHTVPRPLTEDEVAAFMPGVRGWVCGTDRFTRKALEHGDKLEILARSGVGYDAIDTAACDDLGIAVATTPGANNVAVAEFALGMVFALSRQLVWSDIVVRRKRWERGLINGNSPLGKTLGIVGFNNIGQTLAKIAGPLGMKIIYNDILGDFAPKELGAKYAEFDELLRTADFVSLHVPLTPKTKNLISTRELELMKDSAYLINTSRGGIVDEAALYKGLKANVIAGAALDVFDQEPINTDNPLFELENLIMTPHMAGVSTEAKSAMLRMAVDNTLAVLAGEYPKTIVNNPRKKTKTP from the coding sequence ATGATTACGCTCTCCCTGCTCGACACAATTCCCGACGGTCAGGAGCAGCTCAAACGCTTCACCGACGCCGGTTACCGGATCAACGTGCACACGGTTCCGCGGCCGCTGACCGAAGACGAAGTCGCCGCGTTTATGCCGGGCGTGCGCGGTTGGGTGTGCGGCACCGATCGATTTACGCGAAAAGCCTTGGAGCACGGCGATAAGCTCGAAATACTTGCTCGCTCGGGCGTCGGCTACGACGCGATCGACACGGCGGCATGCGACGATCTCGGCATTGCCGTTGCCACGACTCCGGGCGCCAACAACGTTGCGGTTGCGGAGTTTGCGCTCGGCATGGTCTTCGCGCTGTCGCGCCAGCTCGTGTGGTCGGATATCGTCGTGCGCCGCAAGCGCTGGGAGCGCGGGCTCATCAACGGCAACTCGCCGCTTGGGAAAACTCTCGGCATCGTCGGCTTCAACAACATCGGCCAAACGCTCGCAAAGATTGCCGGGCCGCTCGGCATGAAGATCATTTACAACGACATTCTGGGTGATTTTGCTCCGAAAGAATTGGGCGCGAAATATGCCGAGTTCGATGAGCTGCTGCGCACGGCCGATTTCGTTTCGTTGCACGTTCCTTTAACGCCGAAAACGAAGAACTTGATCTCGACGCGCGAGCTCGAGCTCATGAAAGACTCGGCCTATCTCATCAATACGTCGCGCGGCGGCATCGTCGACGAAGCGGCGCTGTATAAGGGCCTCAAGGCCAATGTCATCGCCGGCGCCGCGCTCGACGTCTTCGACCAAGAGCCGATCAACACGGACAATCCGCTCTTTGAGCTCGAGAATCTGATCATGACGCCGCACATGGCGGGCGTCAGCACCGAGGCCAAGTCGGCGATGCTGCGCATGGCCGTCGACAACACGCTGGCCGTCCTCGCCGGCGAGTATCCGAAGACGATCGTCAACAACCCGCGCAAGAAGACGAAGACGCCGTAG
- a CDS encoding GNAT family N-acetyltransferase — protein MEIRPIAPDDGDAYRMILEDTSEEDRYCRFFHAVDHFEPEFIEESVSRPDAIGFIAFEGAEPLGTAHAIAIDDRTAELAIVVARDGRRRGVARALLERVVEEARERGYSELVGYALRINVPFSMLARGFGMIPDPMSDGATVTWKLLLQATHAIL, from the coding sequence GTGGAGATTCGTCCAATCGCGCCGGACGACGGTGACGCATATCGGATGATCCTCGAGGACACAAGCGAGGAAGATCGCTATTGTCGCTTCTTCCATGCCGTCGATCATTTTGAACCCGAATTCATCGAAGAGTCGGTCTCGCGACCCGATGCAATCGGGTTCATTGCTTTCGAGGGCGCCGAACCGCTCGGCACGGCGCACGCAATCGCGATCGACGACCGTACGGCTGAGCTTGCGATCGTTGTCGCACGCGACGGCCGGCGGCGCGGTGTTGCACGCGCGTTGCTCGAGCGCGTCGTCGAGGAAGCACGCGAGCGAGGGTACAGCGAGCTGGTCGGGTACGCCCTCCGTATCAACGTTCCGTTCTCGATGCTCGCGCGCGGATTCGGAATGATTCCTGATCCAATGTCCGACGGTGCGACCGTCACGTGGAAATTGCTTCTTCAGGCAACACACGCGATTTTATAA
- a CDS encoding NAD(P)-dependent oxidoreductase encodes MRVGIAGLGKMGSAFAENLIGKHHQVKVWDRSAEHVQRLVAIGAEPAASPEELVRGLDAVLVMLWDDNAAKEITLAKIIPATAPPTVVIEMSTLSPAMYQTLGEAAERKGIEFLASPVLGSVDLARTGKLTVLVSGQQTTYERVRELLGALGTTTFVGPTGSSAFLKLANNTIIGIVAESLRGLLRLCVRAGIDESVAIDSLSGAFTRIANSKVKQLHDHDTEPRFSLGALYKDLLLAHEAGAHVKVPLPLLDTIIPAVKHGIDEGLADRDYIALVFADGNLDQATRPLIGAR; translated from the coding sequence ATGCGCGTCGGAATCGCAGGGCTCGGCAAGATGGGAAGCGCCTTTGCCGAGAACCTCATCGGTAAGCACCATCAGGTCAAAGTCTGGGACCGCTCGGCGGAGCACGTCCAGCGGCTCGTGGCCATCGGCGCCGAGCCTGCCGCATCTCCGGAAGAGCTCGTCCGTGGCCTCGATGCCGTATTGGTGATGCTGTGGGACGACAATGCGGCAAAAGAGATCACGCTCGCGAAAATCATTCCAGCGACTGCACCACCCACCGTCGTCATCGAAATGTCAACGCTCTCGCCGGCTATGTATCAAACGCTGGGCGAGGCGGCGGAGCGCAAGGGCATTGAGTTTCTCGCCTCACCCGTGCTCGGGAGCGTCGACCTGGCACGCACCGGTAAGCTGACGGTTCTCGTCAGCGGGCAGCAAACAACGTACGAGCGCGTGCGAGAACTTCTCGGCGCCCTCGGCACCACGACGTTCGTGGGTCCAACGGGTTCGAGCGCGTTCCTCAAGCTTGCGAACAATACGATCATCGGGATCGTCGCTGAATCACTGCGCGGGCTCCTTAGACTGTGCGTACGAGCCGGCATCGATGAAAGCGTCGCAATCGATTCCTTGAGCGGAGCGTTTACCCGAATTGCAAACTCGAAAGTTAAGCAGCTCCACGATCACGATACCGAACCTCGGTTCTCGCTGGGCGCGCTCTACAAGGATCTCCTGTTGGCCCACGAAGCGGGAGCGCACGTCAAAGTACCGTTGCCGTTGCTCGATACCATCATTCCAGCCGTGAAGCACGGAATCGACGAGGGATTAGCCGATCGCGATTACATCGCGCTCGTCTTTGCCGACGGCAATCTCGATCAGGCGACGCGGCCGCTCATCGGCGCGCGCTGA
- a CDS encoding aldo/keto reductase — MENINVSTTGIRISRIGLGTWAMGGWMWGGSDDAASIETIHRALDLGITLIDTAPAYGQGHSEDVVGRALAGKRDSAVIATKVGLAWDEHGNVHRDASRARIMKEIDDSLRRLQTDHIDIYQVHWPDPATPIDDTAETMGRLFAAGKIRAIGVSNFSPAQMDAFRKIAPLHTVQPPYNLFERAAEKSVLPYAREQGLTALTYGVLCRGLLSGKMNENTKFSGDDLRRVDPKFTQPRYPQYLGAVRRLDELARTRYGKGVIDLAVRWTLDQPAVGAVLWGARRPDQLDAIDGAFGFDLDASALSEVERILSEEIHDPVGPEFMAPPEMAAV; from the coding sequence ATGGAAAACATCAACGTCTCTACCACGGGAATCCGCATCTCGCGCATCGGCCTCGGAACCTGGGCGATGGGTGGGTGGATGTGGGGCGGCAGTGACGACGCCGCGTCAATAGAAACGATTCATCGCGCGCTGGATCTCGGCATCACGCTGATCGATACCGCGCCTGCATACGGACAGGGACATTCCGAAGATGTCGTTGGACGCGCGCTCGCGGGTAAACGCGACAGCGCGGTCATCGCAACGAAGGTCGGCCTTGCGTGGGACGAGCACGGCAACGTGCATCGTGACGCGTCGCGCGCGCGAATCATGAAAGAGATCGACGATTCGCTGCGGCGCTTGCAGACCGACCACATCGACATTTATCAGGTGCATTGGCCAGATCCAGCGACGCCGATCGACGACACCGCGGAAACCATGGGCCGTTTATTTGCCGCGGGAAAGATTCGCGCGATCGGCGTGAGCAATTTCTCGCCGGCGCAAATGGACGCGTTTCGCAAAATCGCGCCGTTGCACACCGTTCAGCCTCCCTACAATCTTTTCGAACGTGCTGCCGAAAAGAGCGTGCTGCCCTACGCGCGCGAGCAGGGCTTGACCGCGCTCACATACGGCGTGCTCTGCCGGGGTCTGCTCAGCGGCAAGATGAACGAGAACACAAAATTCAGTGGTGACGACCTGCGTCGCGTCGATCCGAAGTTCACACAGCCGCGTTATCCACAATATCTGGGCGCCGTGCGGCGTTTGGACGAGCTTGCACGGACACGTTACGGAAAGGGAGTGATCGATCTGGCCGTTCGTTGGACGCTCGATCAACCTGCCGTCGGTGCAGTGCTCTGGGGAGCGCGCCGTCCGGACCAGCTCGACGCGATCGATGGTGCATTCGGATTCGATCTCGACGCAAGCGCGCTCTCCGAAGTCGAGCGGATCTTGAGCGAAGAGATTCACGATCCGGTCGGACCCGAGTTCATGGCTCCGCCGGAAATGGCTGCTGTGTAA
- a CDS encoding NAD(P)-dependent oxidoreductase yields the protein MSRILVTGATGTCGPFVVRELLARNYEVTAHARRPAIVEGASNISAELYAFGTLHRHIQAADGGIVHLACTRTKRRNMVVTSDILGTGTLVEMWERGPFILASSQMVYGASNEPATEETPVQPTSSWFDMGKYVNEFQLGQVCDREKRGAGIALRIPVVLSASRGKFQTLDMLYNDMVRGATFVFESDEALETSGSDYIGVRDLAHAIGSALAIKQSGAYNVSCGYFRWRELLDGLVKLTGVKGKFMIRPGGVRTDMEAQLPQRQSRVDASKFQAAVPDFAPIETVEQILDEYAVAIGKAPQPVAPET from the coding sequence GTGAGCCGCATTCTCGTGACTGGGGCAACCGGCACGTGCGGGCCTTTCGTCGTGCGCGAGCTGCTCGCGCGCAACTATGAGGTTACGGCGCATGCGCGGCGTCCGGCGATCGTCGAAGGCGCCAGCAACATTTCGGCCGAGCTCTACGCGTTCGGAACGCTGCATCGGCACATCCAGGCCGCCGACGGCGGGATCGTGCATCTGGCCTGCACGCGCACGAAGCGCCGCAACATGGTCGTCACGAGCGACATTCTCGGAACCGGAACGCTGGTCGAGATGTGGGAGCGCGGACCGTTCATTCTCGCCAGTAGCCAGATGGTATACGGCGCGTCGAACGAGCCCGCGACAGAAGAAACGCCCGTTCAGCCGACGTCGTCGTGGTTCGACATGGGCAAGTACGTCAACGAGTTTCAGCTCGGTCAGGTGTGCGATCGCGAGAAGCGCGGCGCCGGGATCGCGCTGCGCATTCCGGTCGTGCTTTCCGCGTCGCGCGGCAAGTTTCAAACGCTCGACATGTTGTACAACGACATGGTACGCGGCGCGACGTTCGTCTTCGAATCGGACGAAGCGCTCGAAACCTCCGGCAGCGATTATATCGGCGTACGCGATCTCGCGCACGCGATCGGATCAGCGCTCGCTATAAAGCAAAGCGGCGCATATAACGTCAGCTGCGGCTACTTCAGGTGGCGCGAGCTCCTCGACGGGCTCGTCAAGTTGACCGGCGTCAAAGGTAAGTTCATGATTCGGCCCGGCGGCGTCCGGACGGACATGGAAGCGCAGCTGCCGCAGCGTCAGTCACGCGTCGACGCCAGCAAATTCCAAGCCGCCGTACCGGATTTCGCGCCGATCGAGACGGTCGAGCAGATTCTCGATGAGTACGCGGTCGCTATCGGAAAGGCACCCCAGCCGGTCGCGCCCGAAACATAG
- a CDS encoding 3'-5' exonuclease produces MIITGKPGSGKTRELLARIAAAEFPRDRLIVASPHPLSAARIGGTTLATYAFEILEQNAFVSGLALELGRIEDVDAETHFQNAAASLFSLEWLEVAEPELGGDLDYEVAGLRAPERFAQAAYRLIRKLRAAGITPKRFLETALHKATEWYAKPPNLANPDLLIAARRYRDSLNADGPELERQRRREIDLAKILEKTYLIYVADSESRGCLTDIDAMAEATRVLVSVDGAAQRARERWPLAFIDDAQDVTLGELGFLRAIYGKELTGVTFAGDPDQSTRTFAGARPEQVFTGRDVLQMPAPSEPRATIIAVAHEFLQDRNVFTEPQGTIALQRVGSHEKEATFIAAEIAKLLEAGTQPQSIAILVRTLRYARPYVDALLDDDVPVTLIGDLDVLGSRVVQDALSLLWSVVDPSRHDWLLRVLQTPTMRLSDATLVTLCGEASDAQARLFPPSEAETEGESPRVRSDRNRDVRLGQNVIEGARDIDLEPDARMLLERFRALRLRWREIVASASLEDASRLIVMEGGIFEPDPGENGARLAHRRDLLERLMARIARYARADRTRTLGDLLTYLERIAKSEWPQCDPGPVERSGVVVAQIDAVKGCAYESVFVPNLRAGAFPPYWVPDAFVYTTGSGIIPKDNVGDARASRTAKFTWYQYQGGKVLQSHAAEARRLLYCAMTRATQRCWLTAWDRPTRGISAPELLAELERIPLFRTRTC; encoded by the coding sequence ATGATCATCACCGGCAAACCTGGCAGCGGAAAAACACGCGAGCTGCTGGCGCGCATCGCAGCCGCAGAGTTTCCGCGCGACCGTTTGATCGTCGCCTCGCCGCATCCGCTTTCCGCCGCGCGTATCGGCGGCACGACGCTAGCAACGTATGCGTTCGAAATCCTCGAGCAGAATGCGTTCGTCTCGGGACTCGCGCTCGAGCTTGGCCGAATCGAAGACGTCGATGCCGAGACGCACTTTCAAAACGCCGCGGCGTCGCTCTTCTCGCTCGAGTGGCTCGAGGTCGCAGAACCGGAGCTGGGCGGCGATCTCGACTATGAGGTTGCGGGCCTACGCGCGCCCGAGCGTTTTGCGCAAGCCGCGTACCGTTTGATTCGCAAGCTGCGCGCCGCCGGCATCACGCCCAAGCGTTTTCTCGAAACCGCACTGCACAAAGCGACCGAATGGTACGCAAAGCCGCCGAATCTTGCGAATCCCGATTTGCTGATCGCCGCGCGCCGCTATCGCGATTCGCTCAATGCCGACGGTCCCGAGCTCGAACGTCAGCGCCGCCGCGAGATCGATCTCGCGAAGATCCTCGAGAAAACGTACCTGATCTACGTCGCCGACAGCGAATCGCGCGGCTGCTTGACCGACATTGATGCGATGGCCGAAGCGACGCGTGTTTTGGTCAGCGTCGATGGTGCGGCACAACGCGCACGCGAACGCTGGCCGCTCGCCTTCATCGACGACGCGCAGGACGTCACGCTCGGTGAGCTTGGATTCTTGCGCGCGATCTACGGCAAAGAGCTGACGGGCGTCACGTTCGCCGGCGACCCGGATCAATCCACGCGCACGTTCGCCGGCGCGCGACCGGAGCAAGTTTTCACCGGCCGCGACGTCTTGCAGATGCCGGCTCCCTCGGAACCGCGCGCCACGATCATCGCCGTCGCACACGAATTCTTGCAAGACCGCAACGTCTTCACCGAACCGCAAGGGACGATCGCGCTGCAGCGGGTCGGCTCACACGAGAAAGAGGCCACGTTCATCGCCGCCGAGATCGCAAAGCTGCTCGAAGCGGGCACACAACCGCAATCGATCGCGATCCTCGTGCGCACGCTGCGCTACGCGCGTCCGTATGTCGATGCCCTGCTCGATGACGACGTGCCGGTCACGCTGATCGGAGACCTCGACGTCCTCGGCTCACGCGTCGTGCAAGATGCCCTCTCGCTGTTATGGTCGGTCGTCGATCCGTCGCGGCACGATTGGCTCTTACGCGTGCTGCAAACGCCGACGATGCGACTTTCGGACGCAACGCTCGTGACGCTGTGCGGCGAAGCGTCCGATGCGCAAGCCCGGCTCTTTCCGCCGTCGGAAGCCGAGACCGAAGGGGAATCGCCACGCGTGCGTTCGGACCGCAACCGTGACGTTCGCCTCGGACAAAACGTGATCGAGGGTGCGCGCGATATCGATTTAGAGCCCGATGCGCGCATGCTTCTCGAACGCTTCCGCGCGCTGCGGCTGCGCTGGCGCGAGATCGTTGCGAGCGCTTCGCTCGAAGACGCGTCGCGGCTCATCGTAATGGAAGGCGGCATCTTCGAGCCCGACCCCGGCGAGAATGGTGCGCGTCTCGCACACCGCCGGGATCTGCTCGAACGCTTGATGGCGCGGATCGCTCGCTACGCGCGCGCCGATCGCACGCGCACGCTTGGCGATTTGCTCACGTACCTGGAGCGGATCGCAAAATCCGAATGGCCGCAATGCGATCCGGGCCCGGTCGAGCGCAGCGGGGTCGTTGTGGCGCAGATCGATGCCGTCAAAGGCTGCGCATACGAATCGGTCTTCGTTCCGAACCTGCGCGCCGGCGCGTTTCCGCCGTATTGGGTTCCGGATGCATTCGTCTATACGACCGGTTCCGGCATCATTCCGAAAGATAACGTCGGCGATGCGCGCGCATCTCGAACCGCAAAATTCACGTGGTATCAGTATCAAGGCGGCAAGGTGCTCCAATCGCACGCGGCCGAGGCGCGCAGGCTGCTGTACTGCGCGATGACGCGTGCCACGCAGCGCTGCTGGCTCACGGCCTGGGACCGGCCGACGCGCGGCATCTCCGCACCTGAGCTGCTGGCCGAGCTCGAACGTATTCCACTCTTTCGCACGCGTACGTGCTGA
- a CDS encoding SDR family oxidoreductase, producing the protein MDLGLRGRVAIVSGSSQGIGYATARALALEGASVTMTARRVADLELAAERVRSEAKAQVHTVQGDVASADDNAKFVAETVERFGRVDILVNNDGAPPVGLLETFDDAAWEAAVQRNLMSVVRMSRLCIPHMRKAGGGRIINVTTASVKNTSASLGLSIATWAGVVGFAKTLALEIGRDQITVNTICPGRIATARLEKVMRKKAEAQGSDPQEDLKRMLDDVPIGRLGTADDVAGFITFLASERGGFITGTTTQVDGGLVRSLL; encoded by the coding sequence ATGGATCTCGGGCTGCGCGGCCGCGTCGCGATCGTATCGGGATCAAGCCAGGGCATCGGTTATGCGACGGCGCGGGCGCTCGCACTCGAAGGCGCGTCGGTAACGATGACGGCACGCCGCGTTGCCGATCTCGAACTCGCAGCCGAGCGCGTACGCTCCGAAGCAAAGGCGCAGGTCCACACCGTTCAAGGCGACGTCGCTTCCGCGGACGACAACGCGAAGTTCGTTGCGGAGACGGTTGAGCGTTTCGGGCGCGTCGACATTCTCGTGAACAACGACGGCGCGCCTCCCGTCGGATTGCTGGAAACCTTCGATGATGCCGCATGGGAAGCGGCCGTGCAGCGCAATCTGATGAGTGTCGTGCGCATGTCGCGTCTGTGCATTCCGCATATGCGCAAAGCGGGCGGCGGCCGGATCATCAACGTCACGACGGCATCCGTGAAGAACACGAGCGCATCGCTCGGACTGTCGATTGCAACCTGGGCGGGCGTCGTCGGCTTTGCGAAAACGCTGGCTCTCGAAATCGGACGCGACCAGATCACGGTCAACACGATCTGCCCGGGCCGCATCGCGACGGCGCGGCTCGAGAAAGTCATGCGCAAGAAGGCGGAAGCGCAAGGCAGCGATCCGCAAGAAGATTTGAAACGCATGCTCGACGACGTTCCGATCGGACGGCTCGGTACGGCCGACGACGTCGCGGGCTTCATCACGTTTCTCGCGTCGGAACGCGGAGGATTCATCACCGGGACGACAACGCAAGTCGACGGCGGTCTCGTGCGCAGCCTCCTATGA
- a CDS encoding ABC transporter substrate-binding protein produces the protein MIRRYVVIALFFALLCAGNVRAADVQGVTPNSILIGVQVALTGPASTVGQGFRAGIDMAVDEINAHGGVNGRQIKTVYEDDNGTAEGGILAVRRLSEQDSVFAIMGGGTSTATVSVIPLVEQGGIVYYDSLASDPRVLETYSPYVFSGMTIVRADIANSIIEALKKELKAKTVGIVTSDEALCTAAVNLVEPQLAANGMKLVVEQKFRSGDTDFTTQANAIKSANPDALYMCGLPIDGGRLIPQLKRAGVTSKLLGDGTFTDANIIRVGGASIDGLYSFWIVSRQFIGETTGPIADWKARFAKRFPNPPSGVPNHYTLAAYSDMYCLAEGMRRAGKDLTRDRLIAGLETLHDYIAGTDKAFSYAAAIGTPRSFRKGDHKGARSTQLVVVRNGQFVAAH, from the coding sequence ATGATCCGTCGTTATGTCGTCATCGCTTTATTCTTCGCGTTGTTATGCGCGGGAAACGTACGCGCCGCTGACGTGCAAGGTGTCACGCCGAACTCGATTCTGATCGGCGTGCAAGTTGCGTTGACCGGACCGGCCAGCACCGTCGGTCAAGGTTTTCGTGCGGGCATCGACATGGCCGTCGATGAGATCAACGCGCACGGCGGCGTGAACGGACGTCAAATCAAGACGGTCTACGAAGACGACAACGGCACGGCCGAAGGCGGCATTCTTGCCGTGCGGCGTCTGAGCGAACAAGACAGCGTCTTCGCGATCATGGGCGGCGGCACGAGCACGGCGACAGTTTCCGTAATCCCGCTCGTGGAGCAAGGCGGCATCGTCTACTACGACTCGCTCGCCTCGGATCCGCGCGTACTCGAGACCTACAGCCCGTACGTCTTCAGCGGCATGACGATCGTGCGCGCCGACATCGCAAACTCGATCATCGAGGCGCTCAAGAAAGAGCTCAAGGCGAAGACCGTTGGTATCGTCACGAGCGATGAAGCCTTGTGCACGGCCGCCGTCAACCTCGTGGAGCCGCAGCTCGCGGCAAACGGCATGAAGCTCGTCGTCGAGCAGAAATTCCGAAGTGGCGACACCGATTTCACGACGCAAGCCAATGCCATCAAGAGCGCAAATCCCGATGCCCTCTACATGTGCGGCCTTCCGATCGACGGCGGACGGCTGATCCCGCAGCTCAAGCGCGCCGGGGTGACGTCGAAATTGCTCGGCGACGGGACGTTCACCGATGCGAACATCATTCGCGTCGGCGGCGCCTCGATCGACGGACTCTACTCGTTCTGGATCGTCTCGCGCCAGTTCATCGGCGAGACGACGGGGCCGATCGCCGATTGGAAAGCGCGCTTTGCGAAGCGCTTTCCGAATCCGCCGTCCGGCGTGCCGAATCACTATACCCTGGCTGCATATTCGGACATGTATTGCCTGGCCGAAGGCATGCGCCGTGCGGGCAAAGATCTCACGCGCGACCGCCTGATCGCAGGACTCGAAACGCTGCACGATTACATCGCGGGTACCGACAAGGCGTTCTCGTATGCGGCGGCAATCGGCACGCCACGCTCGTTCCGTAAAGGCGATCATAAAGGTGCGCGCTCGACGCAACTGGTGGTCGTCCGTAACGGACAATTCGTCGCGGCACACTAG
- a CDS encoding threonine ammonia-lyase: protein MPVAGGSETKTQSLIDIEDIKRAATTIRGRVRRTNLVESLAFSELTGGRVFLKLENRQITGSFKDRGAANRMAHLTADERARGVIALSAGNHAQSVAYVAQTMGVPATIVMPATTPFFKVRRTEGFGATVVLHGETLTEASERAYALEKERNLTFVHPYDDALVIAGQGTVGMEIVEAAVDLDAIIVPVGGGGLLGGILVAVKTLSPKTKIIGVETEVYPSLAQLLSSEPISAVGRETIAEGIAVKTIGELPLVIARELVDEVLMVSEREIERAIHSFLESEKLVVEGAGAAPLALLLSQPERFANKSVALVVSGGNIDTGLLASIIARVRLREHRVHIIRVALPDQPGALARVATTVSALGANILEVDHQRQFSEISARSAYLMVSFETQHPQDADEVVRRLESDGFATAVVK, encoded by the coding sequence ATTCCCGTCGCCGGAGGATCCGAAACGAAAACACAAAGCCTGATCGACATCGAGGACATAAAACGCGCGGCGACGACGATTCGCGGTCGCGTTCGGCGCACGAATCTCGTCGAGTCTTTGGCGTTTTCTGAGCTGACCGGCGGGCGCGTCTTCCTCAAGCTCGAGAACCGCCAAATCACCGGTTCGTTCAAAGACCGCGGCGCCGCGAACCGCATGGCGCATCTGACCGCAGACGAGCGCGCGCGCGGCGTGATCGCGCTCTCGGCCGGCAATCATGCGCAGTCGGTGGCTTACGTCGCGCAGACGATGGGCGTTCCCGCGACGATCGTCATGCCGGCGACGACGCCATTCTTCAAAGTACGGCGGACCGAAGGTTTCGGCGCAACCGTCGTGCTGCACGGTGAGACGCTGACTGAAGCCTCGGAACGCGCCTACGCGCTCGAAAAAGAACGCAATCTCACCTTCGTGCATCCCTACGACGACGCGCTCGTGATCGCGGGCCAAGGTACGGTCGGCATGGAGATCGTCGAAGCCGCGGTCGATCTCGATGCCATTATCGTTCCCGTCGGCGGCGGCGGTTTGCTCGGCGGCATTCTCGTCGCGGTGAAGACGCTCTCACCGAAAACGAAAATCATCGGCGTGGAAACGGAAGTCTATCCGTCGCTTGCGCAGCTGCTCTCGAGCGAACCGATCAGCGCGGTCGGCCGCGAGACGATCGCGGAAGGCATTGCGGTGAAGACGATCGGCGAGTTGCCGCTCGTGATCGCGCGCGAGCTGGTCGACGAAGTCTTGATGGTCTCGGAGCGCGAGATCGAACGCGCGATCCACTCGTTTCTCGAATCCGAGAAGTTGGTCGTCGAAGGTGCGGGCGCGGCGCCGCTTGCGCTCTTGCTCTCCCAGCCGGAACGATTTGCGAATAAGTCCGTCGCGCTCGTCGTTTCGGGCGGGAACATCGACACGGGGTTGCTCGCTTCGATTATCGCGCGCGTTCGGCTGCGCGAGCACCGTGTGCACATCATTCGCGTCGCGCTTCCGGATCAGCCGGGCGCGCTCGCACGCGTCGCGACGACGGTCAGCGCTCTTGGCGCGAATATCCTCGAGGTCGACCACCAGCGCCAATTCTCAGAGATCTCGGCACGCAGCGCATACCTGATGGTATCGTTCGAAACGCAGCATCCCCAGGATGCGGATGAGGTCGTGCGGCGATTAGAATCTGATGGGTTTGCGACGGCCGTCGTGAAGTGA
- a CDS encoding GNAT family N-acetyltransferase: MLKLEPIATEEYTRAVLPYSASLWAEGRSMERYVNDLKDLAKSGFGKRRFSMLGLRVNGDIASSCKRYERDLRCGDRMLRSIGIGAVFTRDEYRGQGLATAMLAALLDEERKNGTDLAILYSNIRPQFYEEIGFYALPSRIFTLRADSLAFERIKPAHIRDDDWPAVARCFAAIDDQRQYALHRTPLVWELIRARHRIQPEPGHTVNLAIHANRRILAYCLGRRVVKSDAFVVDEFSFAGPQHAHLIPPLLRAAAGDLRRITGWLPPSPAREVLPRGTVRARKDAILMVAPLSTIARARWKADARDVLRAASDPVWSTDLM, from the coding sequence GTGCTGAAGCTCGAGCCGATCGCAACCGAGGAGTACACACGCGCGGTGCTCCCCTACTCGGCATCGCTCTGGGCCGAAGGCCGCAGCATGGAGCGCTACGTGAACGATCTCAAAGATCTCGCAAAGAGCGGTTTTGGCAAGCGACGCTTCTCGATGCTTGGGCTGCGCGTGAACGGCGACATCGCAAGCTCGTGTAAGCGCTACGAACGCGATCTGCGCTGCGGTGATCGAATGCTGCGCTCGATCGGAATCGGTGCAGTCTTCACCCGCGATGAGTATCGCGGCCAAGGACTTGCGACGGCGATGCTCGCGGCGCTTCTCGATGAGGAACGCAAGAACGGAACCGATCTCGCGATTCTGTATTCGAACATCCGGCCGCAGTTTTATGAGGAGATCGGCTTTTACGCGCTACCCTCACGCATCTTCACGCTGCGCGCCGACTCGCTCGCGTTCGAGCGCATCAAGCCGGCGCACATTCGAGACGACGATTGGCCCGCCGTCGCGCGCTGCTTCGCCGCGATCGACGACCAGCGGCAATACGCGCTTCACCGCACGCCCCTCGTGTGGGAATTGATCCGCGCGCGGCATCGCATTCAGCCCGAACCCGGGCATACCGTAAACCTCGCGATTCACGCTAATCGCCGGATTTTGGCCTATTGTTTGGGGCGCCGCGTCGTCAAAAGCGACGCCTTCGTGGTCGATGAATTTTCTTTCGCGGGACCGCAGCACGCGCATTTGATCCCTCCACTGTTGCGTGCGGCTGCAGGCGACTTACGTCGCATCACCGGATGGCTGCCGCCCTCGCCCGCACGCGAAGTCTTACCGCGCGGAACGGTGCGTGCGCGTAAAGATGCTATTTTGATGGTGGCACCGCTTTCGACGATCGCACGCGCGCGATGGAAAGCAGATGCACGCGATGTGTTGCGTGCGGCGAGCGATCCCGTTTGGAGTACAGACTTGATGTAA